A region of the Lysobacter sp. K5869 genome:
CGCGCTCGACCAGGGCCGCGTCGCCGGCGTGCATTTCGACGTCGGCGTGTTCACCAATCTCACCCGCGACCATCTCGACTACCACGGCGACATGGCCAGCTACGGCGCGGCCAAGGCGCGGCTGTTCGCGTGGCCGGGGCTGAAGGCGGCGGCGATCAATCTCGACGACGAGTTCGGCCGCGAGCTGATCGCGCAACTGCCCAAGCGCGTGCGCGGCATCGGCTTGAGCTCGCGCGGACAGGCCGGCGCGACCCTGCGCGCGGACAAGCTGAGCTTCGACAGCCGCGGCATCGGTTTCGATCTGGTCGCCGGCGGCAAGTCGCATCCGGTGGCTTCGCGCCTGCTCGGCCGCTTCAACGTCGACAACCTGTTGGCGGTGGCCGGCGCGCTGTACGCGCTGGAGCAGGAACCGGCGACCATCGCGCGGATCCTGTCGCAGCTCGAACCCATCCACGGCCGCATGAATCGCCTCGGCGGCGACGGCCGCCTGCCGCTGGTGGTGATCGACTACGCCCACACGCCCGACGCGCTGGAACAAGCGCTGGCCTCGCTGCGCGCGCACGCGCAGGCGCGGCTGATCTGCGTGTTCGGCTGCGGCGGCGAGCGCGACCGCGGCAAGCGCCCGCAGATGGCGGCGATCGCCGAACACGGCGCCGATCTGGCCATCGTCACCGACGACAACCCGCGCGGCGAGGACGGCGACGTCATCGTCGCCGACATTTTGCAAGGCTTCCGCGATCCGCAGCGTGCGGTCGTGCTGCGCGACCGCCGCGAGGCGATCGGGCGCGCCATCGCCGAAGCCGGCCCCGACGACATCGTGCTGGTGGCCGGCAAGGGCCACGAGCCTTATCAGGAAATCCACGGCGTGCGGCATCCTTTCGACGACACCTTGATCGCGCGCGCCGCGCTGGAGGCTCGCGCATGAAGCGTTTGAGCCTCAGCGAAATCGCGCAGCTCACCGGCGGCCGTTTGCACGGCGCCGATGTCGCGATCGACGCCGTGTGCACCGACACCCGCGCGCTGCCGGCCGACGGCGCGGCGTTGTTCGTCGCGCTCAAGGGCGAGCGGTTCGACGGCCACGATCACGTCGCCGGGCTGGCCCGCACCGCGGTCGCCGCGGCATTGGTGTCGCGCGAAATCGACGCGCCCATCGCCCAGGTGATCGTCGCCGACACCCAGCAGGCGCTGGCCGATCTGGCTGCCGGCGTGCAGGCGCAGCGCGCCGGCAACGTCGTGGTCGCGATCACCGGCAGCAACGGCAAGACCAGCGTCAAGGCGCTGACCACGGCGATCCTGGAGCGCGCCGGCAAGACCTACGCGACCCCGGGCAACCGCAACAATGAGATCGGCCTGCCGCTGGCGGTGCTCGACGCGCCGGAAGACGCGCGCTACTCGATCTACGAGATGGGCGCCGGCAAGCCGGGCGACATCGCGTACCTGGTGCGCGTGGCCAAGCCCGACGTGTCGCTGGTCAACAACATCGCCCCGGCGCATCTGGAGCGCATGGGCAGCCTGCTCGGCATCGCCGACACCAAGGCGGCGATCTACGACGCGCTGGCGGCCGATGGCGCCGCGGCGATCAATGCCGACGATGCGTTCGCGCCGTATTTCGAGCAGCGCGCGGCGGGACGGCGGGTGATTCGTTTCGGCTTGGACGCCAGCGCCGAGGTCACCGCTTCGGACGTTCGCGTCGGCACGGAAGGTTCTACGTTCGCGCTGGTCACCCCACTGGGTCGCGCGGAGATCGCGCTGAAGATGGTCGGCCGCCACAACGTGCGCAACGCGCTCGCCGCCGCCTCGTTGGCGCTGGGCGCGGGCGTGTCGCTGCAGCACATCGCCGACGGCCTCAACGCCGCGCAGCCGGTCGACGGCCGTTTGATCACCCACCGCCTGCCCAACGGCGCGGTGCTGATCGACGACAGCTACAACGCCAACCCGGGTTCGACCGGCGCGGCGATCGACACGCTGGCCGAGATGGGCGGCGAGAACTGGCTAGTGCTCGGTGCGATGCGCGAGATCGGCAACGAGGAAGTCGCCATGCACGCCGAAATCGGCCGCCGCGCCAAGGCCGCCGGCCTGCGCCGGCTGTACGCGCTCGGCGAACTGCCGGCGGCCGCGGCCGCCGCGTTCGGCGAGGGCGCGCGCACCTTCGCCAGCCACGACGAACTGGCCGCGGCGCTGAGCGCGGAACTCGCCGCCGGCGTGCGGGTGTTGGTGAAAGGTTCGCACAGCAGTGCGATGGACAAGATCGTGACGGCGTTGTTGTCGGCACACCGGCCGGGGGAGGGCACGACGCATGTTGCTTGAATTGACTCGATGGCTCGAACAGCTGCAAAGCCTGTTCAACATCTTCGGATACCTGACCTTCCGCGGCATCCTCAGCGCGCTGACCTCGCTGGCGCTGTCGCTGTGGTGGGGCCCGGCGGTGATCCGCAAGCTCGGCCAGCTCAAGGGCGGCCAGCCGATCCGCAAGGACGGCCCGCAGTCGCACTTCTCCAAGGCCGGCACGCCGACCATGGGCGGCGCGCTGATCCTGTTCACGGTGATGGCCTCGGTGCTGCTTTGGGGCGATCTGCGCAATAAGTATGTGTGGATCGTCTTGCTGGTGATGCTGGCGTTCGGCGCGATCGGTTGGTACGACGACTGGATCAAGATCGTCCGCCGCGATCCCAACGGTTTGAAGTCGCGCTGGAAGTACCTGCTGCAGTCGATCTTCGGCCTCGCCGCCGGCCTGTACCTGTGGCTGTACGCCGACGTGCCGGCGGCGACGACCTTCTACGTGCCGCTGTTCAAGTCGGTGGCGTTGCCGTTGGCCGGGGTCAGCTTCGTCGCCCTGGCCTATCTGTGGATCGTCGGCTTCTCCAACGCGGTCAACCTCACCGACGGCCTCGACGGTCTGGCGATCATGCCGACCGTGCTGGTGGCTTGCGCGCTGGGCATCTTCGCTTACGCCTCCGGCCACGCCGAGTTCTCCAAGTACCTGCAGATCCCGGCGGTGCCGGGCGCCGGCGAGCTCATCATCATCTGCGCGGCCATCGCCGGCGCGGGCCTGGGCTTTTTGTGGTTCAACACCTACCCGGCGATGGTGTTCATGGGCGACATCGGCGCGCTGGCGCTGGGCGCGGTGCTCGGCACCATCGCCATCATCGTGCGCCAGGAACTGGTGCTGGTGATCATGGGCGGCATCTTCGTCATCGAAACCCTGTCGGTGATGATCCAGGTCGCCTCGTTCAAGCTGACCGGCAAGCGCGTGTTCCGCATGGCGCCGATCCATCACCACTTCGAACTCAAGGGCTGGCCGGAGCCGCGCGTGATCGTGCGCTTCTGGATCATCTCGGTGGTGTTGGTGCTGGTCGGTCTGGCCACCCTCAAGGTCCGCTGATGGAAAACACCGCGCGCCAGGCGACGAGACTCGAAGCGATCCACGGTCGTTACGACCCGTGGCTGCTCGCCGCGTCCGCGGCGCTGGCGTGCGTGGGCGTGATCATGGTCGGCTCGGCCTCGCTGGGCGTGGCCAACACCCATGCGGTGGACCCGTTCTATTTCCTCACTCGCCACCTGATGTTCCTGGCGATCGGTCTGGCCTTGGGCATCTGGCTGATGCGCACCGAGCTCAAGACCATCGAACAGCACAACCAGTGGCTGCTGCTGGTGTGCGTGGTGCTGCTGGTGGCGGTGTTCGTTCCGGGCATCGGCCGTCAGGTCAACGGCGCGCGGCGCTGGATCAATCTCGGCGTGATCGGCTTCCAGGCGGTGGAAGCGGTCAAGCTGCTCTACATCATCTGGCTGGCGAGCTACCTCAAGCGCTTCAGCGAGGACATCTCGGCCACCTGGGGCGCGATGCTCAAGCCGATCGGCGTGGCCATCGTGCTGGTCGGCCTGTTGCTGATGCAGCCGGACTTCGGTTCGTCCTCGCTGCTGCTGGCGATCACCGCCGGCATGCTGGTGCTGGGCGGCGTCAACATGCCGCGCATGTTCGGCCCGGTGTTGATCGGCCTGCCGGTGCTGGCGGTGATCGCCATCGCCGAGCCCTACCGAGTGATCCGCCTGACCTCCTTCATGAACCCGTGGAGCGACCCGTTCGGCACCGGTTACCAGCTCACCAACGCCTTGATGGCGGTCGGCCGCGGCGAGTGGACCGGCGTCGGCCTCGGCGCGTCGGTGCAGAAG
Encoded here:
- a CDS encoding UDP-N-acetylmuramoyl-L-alanyl-D-glutamate--2,6-diaminopimelate ligase; translation: MRLADLLPDVAGIPGDLRIDGLVMDSRAVRPGDAFVAIAGFGAHGLKFVDQARAAGAAAILFEPPAPDDLPAPADAIAVPGLRSRLGEMGDAFHGRASEAMSVVGVTGTNGKTSTVQLIAQAWHLLGVSCGTVGTLGAGLYGQVVPNGFTTPLVLPLHELLAGMRDAGATAVAMEVSSHALDQGRVAGVHFDVGVFTNLTRDHLDYHGDMASYGAAKARLFAWPGLKAAAINLDDEFGRELIAQLPKRVRGIGLSSRGQAGATLRADKLSFDSRGIGFDLVAGGKSHPVASRLLGRFNVDNLLAVAGALYALEQEPATIARILSQLEPIHGRMNRLGGDGRLPLVVIDYAHTPDALEQALASLRAHAQARLICVFGCGGERDRGKRPQMAAIAEHGADLAIVTDDNPRGEDGDVIVADILQGFRDPQRAVVLRDRREAIGRAIAEAGPDDIVLVAGKGHEPYQEIHGVRHPFDDTLIARAALEARA
- the murF gene encoding UDP-N-acetylmuramoyl-tripeptide--D-alanyl-D-alanine ligase, producing the protein MKRLSLSEIAQLTGGRLHGADVAIDAVCTDTRALPADGAALFVALKGERFDGHDHVAGLARTAVAAALVSREIDAPIAQVIVADTQQALADLAAGVQAQRAGNVVVAITGSNGKTSVKALTTAILERAGKTYATPGNRNNEIGLPLAVLDAPEDARYSIYEMGAGKPGDIAYLVRVAKPDVSLVNNIAPAHLERMGSLLGIADTKAAIYDALAADGAAAINADDAFAPYFEQRAAGRRVIRFGLDASAEVTASDVRVGTEGSTFALVTPLGRAEIALKMVGRHNVRNALAAASLALGAGVSLQHIADGLNAAQPVDGRLITHRLPNGAVLIDDSYNANPGSTGAAIDTLAEMGGENWLVLGAMREIGNEEVAMHAEIGRRAKAAGLRRLYALGELPAAAAAAFGEGARTFASHDELAAALSAELAAGVRVLVKGSHSSAMDKIVTALLSAHRPGEGTTHVA
- the mraY gene encoding phospho-N-acetylmuramoyl-pentapeptide-transferase gives rise to the protein MLLELTRWLEQLQSLFNIFGYLTFRGILSALTSLALSLWWGPAVIRKLGQLKGGQPIRKDGPQSHFSKAGTPTMGGALILFTVMASVLLWGDLRNKYVWIVLLVMLAFGAIGWYDDWIKIVRRDPNGLKSRWKYLLQSIFGLAAGLYLWLYADVPAATTFYVPLFKSVALPLAGVSFVALAYLWIVGFSNAVNLTDGLDGLAIMPTVLVACALGIFAYASGHAEFSKYLQIPAVPGAGELIIICAAIAGAGLGFLWFNTYPAMVFMGDIGALALGAVLGTIAIIVRQELVLVIMGGIFVIETLSVMIQVASFKLTGKRVFRMAPIHHHFELKGWPEPRVIVRFWIISVVLVLVGLATLKVR
- the ftsW gene encoding putative lipid II flippase FtsW, whose protein sequence is MENTARQATRLEAIHGRYDPWLLAASAALACVGVIMVGSASLGVANTHAVDPFYFLTRHLMFLAIGLALGIWLMRTELKTIEQHNQWLLLVCVVLLVAVFVPGIGRQVNGARRWINLGVIGFQAVEAVKLLYIIWLASYLKRFSEDISATWGAMLKPIGVAIVLVGLLLMQPDFGSSSLLLAITAGMLVLGGVNMPRMFGPVLIGLPVLAVIAIAEPYRVIRLTSFMNPWSDPFGTGYQLTNALMAVGRGEWTGVGLGASVQKLQYLPEAHTDFIMAVIAEEFGFVGVIGVVGLYALLAGRALWVGLKCVEMRRHFSGYIAFGIALWMSLQSFVSIGVNLGLLPTKGLTLPMISYGGSSVLMSCAALGVLLRVSYELDRAQRQVARLRGEAAGGAPATASPAPAAAAAGAARGTSRLRDRVEPALGRTA